The Fibrobacter sp. DNA window TTGGACACCTTTACGATATCGACGGGAAAATTCAGTTTACGCTGCAGAAAAACAAACTGGGCAAACAATTCGATGATATGAAAGATCTCGTGGATATAGGGGATTTTATCGGCGTCGAAGGCGAGATGATGACCACCAAAACCGGTGAGAAAACAATCGATGTAGATAAATTCACCTTTCTCTCAAAATCACTGAGACCACTGCCGGAGAAATTTCACGGTATCACCGACCCGGAACTCAAACTGCGTAAAC harbors:
- a CDS encoding lysine--tRNA ligase is translated as METPAVETQAELNEQMKVRLEKVPQLRNAGYHPYAERFERTHRLHEASSLPDGEKGVRVAGRIIALRYFGKLAFGHLYDIDGKIQFTLQKNKLGKQFDDMKDLVDIGDFIGVEGEMMTTKTGEKTIDVDKFTFLSKSLRPLPEKFHGITDPELKLRK